The nucleotide window TATTTCCTGTGTCACTCTCTGTCCCTGATAACGGACAATTTTGAAATAACTGTAATCAATACTACACATACTGACTAGGATGTCCCCTGATCTGGTACAGCACAGTCTCCCTGGCTTCCAGCCCTGTGGTGTGGTGATCAGTGTCTCTGTCTTCCCGTGTCTGACAATGTTCACAGTTCTGTTGGGGCCATCACTGTAAATCAGTTCTCCCTGTCTGTTTACTGTAATGTCATTAGGGAAATCTTTACATGTACTGGTGACAGTGTCTTGTACAGTTCCATGTATGTCCACACAGTGTATCATTTTGTCTGTTCCATTAATCCAGGCTCTATCTGATCCAACACAGGCTACTCTTTGTAACTCTTTGACATTTGTTGGAATGTTTGCAATCACTTTGGCTTCTTTTAGTAATTCCTTAACAGATAAATAGAGGACTTCATCTGTCAGACTGGCTAGTGATAGTGTTGTCTGTGTCAGTGTGGCCCTGTATTCTCCTAATTCTAGGCTAAGTTCTCTCCCTTGGACTGTGTTTGTTTTGAGAGAGGGTGACATTACATCAGGTACTTGTGGAATGGCTCTGAATTCAGTCAGTTTGGATTTGTAATTGTTGACATCAGAAACTTTGTTGGACTTCAggatttctttgttttcttgAACAGTTTGGGTCATACTGGAATTTTGACTTCTGAGTTGGGACTGGCATGACTTCAGAATCATAATTTCTTGATCTTTGAGTGATTGGATCAGTGATTCAAGTGTGTCAAAGATGTTGTCTACCTCTAGGTgccatttctttcttttatccTTAGCTTCTTTTTCTAATCCAGAGTAGTGGGCCTTggatttggaaattttcttttcagCATCTGCATCACATGACTTGTTCTTGGGAATAATACTGCTTTCAATTTCTTCTGTTtctcttttaatgttttttctCTTTCTGGCAACAATGTCTGCCATATCTACAGCATCATGACCTCTATGTGGACCTGTGACAAATTTCATGCAGACCGGGACATCACACTGTTGACAGTGGGCCTCACATCTCTGGTGGGAATGAGATGTACACTGAGGGAACACCAGCTGGACTGTGCGCTTTGTGAAGGGAACGATGTCATGCTTCAGGAACTTGAGGCTCTTGACGTGTTTGTTGATGCAGTCTTCACACAGACCGACTTGGCAGCTGTTACAGAATTGCTGGACAGGCTTGACACAGTTTAGGTCACAGGTGATGAGCTCCTGTGCCTTGGTGGTGGCCATTTCTTGATTATCAGACGTTGATCACATCTAAAATAAAGATAAAGTTTATTCACACCTATGCAAAGTTTCGAGAGTATGTACCTTGACATCACCATGCAATAGAGTAAACTTGGGCTCCccgaatctctagtcaggtgtttTAACACCAGAACTATCTGGTAACAAACCAGGATTTATATATGAACACCTTGAATCAGATGTTTTTATATCTTAACAATGATGACACAAGGTATATCCATGTCCATTGCAATTCAGGTCACACACCATAGtagcaggtacatgtataagtatatgtatggGTAGAAAAGGATATAATGGAAGATGGACAGGGGCACTGCCATCAACCCATTCTACAATTAAGAATATCACTGACCTGTTAATTTTCCATTTCTG belongs to Ostrea edulis chromosome 7, xbOstEdul1.1, whole genome shotgun sequence and includes:
- the LOC125655650 gene encoding tripartite motif-containing protein 3-like, producing MATTKAQELITCDLNCVKPVQQFCNSCQVGLCEDCINKHVKSLKFLKHDIVPFTKRTVQLVFPQCTSHSHQRCEAHCQQCDVPVCMKFVTGPHRGHDAVDMADIVARKRKNIKRETEEIESSIIPKNKSCDADAEKKISKSKAHYSGLEKEAKDKRKKWHLEVDNIFDTLESLIQSLKDQEIMILKSCQSQLRSQNSSMTQTVQENKEILKSNKVSDVNNYKSKLTEFRAIPQVPDVMSPSLKTNTVQGRELSLELGEYRATLTQTTLSLASLTDEVLYLSVKELLKEAKVIANIPTNVKELQRVACVGSDRAWINGTDKMIHCVDIHGTVQDTVTSTCKDFPNDITVNRQGELIYSDGPNRTVNIVRHGKTETLITTPQGWKPGRLCCTRSGDILVSMCSIDYSYFKIVRYQGQRVTQEIDKDEQGNPIYQGGEYSVYVTENNNGDIVASDQNADTVVVVDRTGKVRFRYDKPPGGQKAFLPGQIVTDSMGHIIVADYNNACLYILDQNGQFIKCVDNCGLNDEPVGLSVDSEGKLWVGLFVSGEVKVIQYLK